The following proteins are encoded in a genomic region of Gossypium hirsutum isolate 1008001.06 chromosome D05, Gossypium_hirsutum_v2.1, whole genome shotgun sequence:
- the LOC107904948 gene encoding outer envelope pore protein 24A, chloroplastic, producing the protein MNASLRGRHSNCKSTAADYAAVNAGDVKLRASMTDARIVNGPSLNGLTFAIKKPGFYRYIPQKLMNTFRFAKNPLKLSYGRKRGDKRTVVDGTLVFDSGSQVSASYMVGTRNCKLKYSYLHGGVTTLEPCYDLGKNVWDFAISRRLYDNVFKATYQTWSKNLALEWLRNHVFNGTFKMSASVNLAEESKDPKFIAETTWELEM; encoded by the exons ATGAATGCGTCTCTGAGAGGAAGACATTCAAACTGCAAGAGCACTGCCGCCGATTATGCAGCCGTCAACGCCGGCGATGTCAAACTACGCGCCTCCATGACTGACGCCAGGATTGTCAACGGTCCCAGCTTGAACGGTTTAACTTTTGCCATTAAAAAACCCGGTTTCTACCGTTACATCCCCCAAAAG TTAATGAACACATTTAGGTTTGCGAAGAATCCATTGAAGCTAAGTTACGGTCGCAAGAGAGGGGACAAACGGACGGTGGTCGACGGGACTCTGGTGTTCGATTCCGGTAGCCAGGTGTCGGCTTCTTACATGGTTGGTACGAGGAACTGTAAGCTCAAGTATAGTTACTTGCATGGAGGTGTTACGACATTGGAGCCTTGCTATGATTTGGGGAAGAATGTGTGGGATTTCGCAATTTCGAGGAGATTATACGATAATGTTTTTAAGGCGACTTATCAGACATGGAGCAAGAATTTGGCTTTGGAGTGGTTGAGAAATCATGTGTTTAATGGGACTTTTAAG aTGTCAGCATCCGTCAACCTGGCTGAAGAATCTAAGGACCCTAAATTTATTGCTGAGACTACTTGGGAATTGGAAATGTGA
- the LOC107904947 gene encoding COP9 signalosome complex subunit 4 isoform X1: MESALANASAIVDQRQKIEQYKHILSTVLSSNDILQAKKFIDHMLSDDVPLVVSRQLLQTFTQELGRLELELQKEITHYILDQIHPRVVSFEEQVLIIREKLAELYESEQQWSKAAQMLSGIDLDSGMRIIDDTFRLSKCVQIARLYLEDDDAVNAEAFINKASFLVSNSQHEVLILQYKVCYARILDLKRKFLEAALRYYDISQIEKRQIGDETIDEDALEQALSAAVTCTILAAAGPQRSRVLATLYKDERCSKLKIYPILQKVYLERILRKPEIDAFSEELKPHQKALLPDNYTVLDRAIIEHNLLSASKLYTNIRLEIFDELGTLLGIPPHKAEKIASRMICEDRMRGSIDQVEAVIQFEDDTEELQQWDQQIVGVCQALNDILDSMAKKGMEVPI, encoded by the exons ATGGAGAGTGCATTAGCAAACGCCTCGGCGATCGTAGACCAGAGGCAAAAAATCGAACAATACAAACACATTCTATCGACGGTTTTATCATCAAATGATATCCTTCAAGCCAAGAAATTTATCGACCATA TGTTATCGGATGATGTTCCATTGGTGGTATCAAGGCAGCTTTTACAAACGTTCACACAAGAATTGGGGAGATTGGAGTTAGAGTTACAAAAGGAAATTACTCATTACATCCTTGATCAGATTCACCCTCGTGTAGTTTCATTCGAAGAACAG GTATTGATTATCCGAGAGAAACTTGCCGAGTTGTATGAGTCGGAGCAGCAGTGGTCAAAGGCCGCGCAGATGCTAAGTGGGATTGATTTGGACTCTGGAATGAG GATCATTGATGACACATTCAGATTGTCGAAATGTGTCCAAATTGCTCGTCTATATCTTGAG GATGATGATGCTGTTAACGCAGAAGCTTTTATTAATAAAGCTTCATTTTTGGTTAGCAACAGTCAGCATGAAGTATTAATTTTACAGTACAAG GTCTGTTACGCAAGGATTTTGGATTTAAAGAGGAAGTTCTTGGAAGCAGCACTCCGATACTATGACATATCTCAAATTGAGAAGCGACAAATAGGAGATGA AACAATTGATGAGGATGCACTGGAGCAAGCTCTATCTGCTGCTGTAACATGTACAATATTAGCTGCTGCAGGTCCTCAACGCTCTCGTGTTCTTGCCACCCTTTACAAG GATGAACGGTGCTCCAAGCTGAAGATTTATCCGATATTACAAAAg GTTTATTTGGAGAGAATATTAAGAAAACCTGAAATTGATGCATTTTCTGAAGAACTGAAACCACATCAG AAAGCACTGCTTCCTGATAATTATACTGTGCTGGACCGTGCCATAATAGAGCATAATCTTCTGAGTGCTAGCAAACTGTACACAAATATACGGTTAGAAAT TTTTGATGAGTTGGGTACTTTGCTGGGCATTCCTCCTCATAAG GCTGAGAAGATAGCCTCAAGAATGATTTGTGAAGATAGAATGAGGGGATCAATCGACCAG GTGGAAGCTGTTATACAGTTTGAAGATGACACTGAAGAACTCCAACAATGGGATCAACAG ATAGTTGGTGTGTGTCAAGCTCTTAACGATATACTTGATAGCATGGCCAAGAAGGGCATGGAAGTTCCCATCTAA
- the LOC107904947 gene encoding COP9 signalosome complex subunit 4 isoform X2, with protein MESALANASAIVDQRQKIEQYKHILSTVLSSNDILQAKKFIDHMLSDDVPLVVSRQLLQTFTQELGRLELELQKEITHYILDQIHPRVVSFEEQVLIIREKLAELYESEQQWSKAAQMLSGIDLDSGMRIIDDTFRLSKCVQIARLYLEDDDAVNAEAFINKASFLVSNSQHEVLILQYKVCYARILDLKRKFLEAALRYYDISQIEKRQIGDETIDEDALEQALSAAVTCTILAAAGPQRSRVLATLYKDERCSKLKIYPILQKVYLERILRKPEIDAFSEELKPHQKALLPDNYTVLDRAIIEHNLLSASKLYTNIRFDELGTLLGIPPHKAEKIASRMICEDRMRGSIDQVEAVIQFEDDTEELQQWDQQIVGVCQALNDILDSMAKKGMEVPI; from the exons ATGGAGAGTGCATTAGCAAACGCCTCGGCGATCGTAGACCAGAGGCAAAAAATCGAACAATACAAACACATTCTATCGACGGTTTTATCATCAAATGATATCCTTCAAGCCAAGAAATTTATCGACCATA TGTTATCGGATGATGTTCCATTGGTGGTATCAAGGCAGCTTTTACAAACGTTCACACAAGAATTGGGGAGATTGGAGTTAGAGTTACAAAAGGAAATTACTCATTACATCCTTGATCAGATTCACCCTCGTGTAGTTTCATTCGAAGAACAG GTATTGATTATCCGAGAGAAACTTGCCGAGTTGTATGAGTCGGAGCAGCAGTGGTCAAAGGCCGCGCAGATGCTAAGTGGGATTGATTTGGACTCTGGAATGAG GATCATTGATGACACATTCAGATTGTCGAAATGTGTCCAAATTGCTCGTCTATATCTTGAG GATGATGATGCTGTTAACGCAGAAGCTTTTATTAATAAAGCTTCATTTTTGGTTAGCAACAGTCAGCATGAAGTATTAATTTTACAGTACAAG GTCTGTTACGCAAGGATTTTGGATTTAAAGAGGAAGTTCTTGGAAGCAGCACTCCGATACTATGACATATCTCAAATTGAGAAGCGACAAATAGGAGATGA AACAATTGATGAGGATGCACTGGAGCAAGCTCTATCTGCTGCTGTAACATGTACAATATTAGCTGCTGCAGGTCCTCAACGCTCTCGTGTTCTTGCCACCCTTTACAAG GATGAACGGTGCTCCAAGCTGAAGATTTATCCGATATTACAAAAg GTTTATTTGGAGAGAATATTAAGAAAACCTGAAATTGATGCATTTTCTGAAGAACTGAAACCACATCAG AAAGCACTGCTTCCTGATAATTATACTGTGCTGGACCGTGCCATAATAGAGCATAATCTTCTGAGTGCTAGCAAACTGTACACAAATATACG TTTTGATGAGTTGGGTACTTTGCTGGGCATTCCTCCTCATAAG GCTGAGAAGATAGCCTCAAGAATGATTTGTGAAGATAGAATGAGGGGATCAATCGACCAG GTGGAAGCTGTTATACAGTTTGAAGATGACACTGAAGAACTCCAACAATGGGATCAACAG ATAGTTGGTGTGTGTCAAGCTCTTAACGATATACTTGATAGCATGGCCAAGAAGGGCATGGAAGTTCCCATCTAA
- the LOC107904945 gene encoding lysophospholipid acyltransferase LPEAT1 isoform X2 yields MESELRGFNTKPSKTPQPDPTHDDASSRDDRPLLTSASNVLELEKKCAAYVRNDVYGAMGRGELLLMEKLQLGIAFVTLLPLRTILVMTVLVVYYLICRICTLFSVPNHGEGQEDYAHLGGWRRTVILRSGRFLSKTLLFLVGFYRINETHNGSKNSQENSKTAGTLQPDEPEQRPGAIVSNHISYLDVLYHMSSSFPSFVAKRSVANIPLVGLISKCLGCVYVQRESKSSDFKGVSGVVTDRVRKAHQDEYAPKILLFPEGTTTNGDYLISFKTGAFLARAPVVPVILKYPYQRFSPAWESVTGMRHVVFLLCQFVNHMEVKWLPVYYPSQLEKDDPKLYANNVRRLMASEGNLILSDIGLAEKRIYLATLNGLFCKS; encoded by the exons ATGGAGTCCGAACTCAGGGGCTTTAATACGAAACCGTCTAAGACCCCACAACCCGACCCGACACACGACGATGCCTCCTCCAGAGACGACCGCCCACTCCTCACATCCGCCTCCAACGTCCTCGAGCTTGAGAAGAAATGTGCTGCCTATGTTCGCAACGACGTGTACGGTGCCATGGGACGTGGGGAGCTCCTATTGATGGAGAAGCTGCAGCTTGGAATAGCATTCGTAACGCTCCTCCCTTTACGCACCATATTGGTGATGACTGTTTTGGTCGTGTATTACTTGATTTGTAGAATTTGTACGTTGTTCTCGGTCCCTAATCATGGGGAAGGGCAAGAGGATTATGCGCACTTGGGCGGGTGGAGACGAACCGTGATTCTCCGCTCCGGTCGGTTCCTGTCGAAGACGTTGCTTTTTCTTGTGGGATTTTATCGGATTAACGAAACTCATAATGGTTCAAAAAATTCCCAAGAGAACTCGAAGACTGCG GGTACCCTTCAACCCGATGAACCAGAACAACGGCCTGGAGCAATTGTATCGAATCACATTTCATATCTGGATGTTTTATATCACATGTCCTCTTCCTTTCCAAGCTTTGTTGCTAAA AGGTCAGTGGCTAACATTCCTTTGGTTGGTCTCATCAG CAAATGCCTTGGTTGTGTCTACGTTCAGCGGGAGTCAAAATCATCGGACTTTAAAGGTGTTTCAG GTGTTGTGACTGATAGAGTTCGTAAAGCTCACCAGGATGAATATGCTCCAAAGATACTGCTTTTTCCAG AGGGTACAACAACAAATGGGGATTACCTTATCTCTTTCAAGACTGGTGCCTTTTTGGCAAGAGCACCTGTGGTGCCTGTTATATTGAAGTACCCATACCAAAGATTTAGTCCAGCCTGGGAATCAGTAACAGGG ATGCGTCATGTGGTTTTTCTTCTGTGTCAATTTGTTAATCACATGGAGGTCAAATGGTTACCTGTCTACTACCCCTCGCAACTAGAGAAGGATGATCCAAAACTATATGCTAATAACGTCCGAAGATTAATGGCCAGTGAG GGTAATTTGATACTATCGGATATTGGACTGGCTGAGAAGCGAATATATCTTGCTACACTCAATG GTTTGTTTTGCAAAAGCTAA
- the LOC107904945 gene encoding lysophospholipid acyltransferase LPEAT1 isoform X3: MESELRGFNTKPSKTPQPDPTHDDASSRDDRPLLTSASNVLELEKKCAAYVRNDVYGAMGRGELLLMEKLQLGIAFVTLLPLRTILVMTVLVVYYLICRICTLFSVPNHGEGQEDYAHLGGWRRTVILRSGRFLSKTLLFLVGFYRINETHNGSKNSQENSKTAGTLQPDEPEQRPGAIRSVANIPLVGLISKCLGCVYVQRESKSSDFKGVSGVVTDRVRKAHQDEYAPKILLFPEGTTTNGDYLISFKTGAFLARAPVVPVILKYPYQRFSPAWESVTGMRHVVFLLCQFVNHMEVKWLPVYYPSQLEKDDPKLYANNVRRLMASEGNLILSDIGLAEKRIYLATLNETNQRDGFTFLIEPKMTPFAVIL; the protein is encoded by the exons ATGGAGTCCGAACTCAGGGGCTTTAATACGAAACCGTCTAAGACCCCACAACCCGACCCGACACACGACGATGCCTCCTCCAGAGACGACCGCCCACTCCTCACATCCGCCTCCAACGTCCTCGAGCTTGAGAAGAAATGTGCTGCCTATGTTCGCAACGACGTGTACGGTGCCATGGGACGTGGGGAGCTCCTATTGATGGAGAAGCTGCAGCTTGGAATAGCATTCGTAACGCTCCTCCCTTTACGCACCATATTGGTGATGACTGTTTTGGTCGTGTATTACTTGATTTGTAGAATTTGTACGTTGTTCTCGGTCCCTAATCATGGGGAAGGGCAAGAGGATTATGCGCACTTGGGCGGGTGGAGACGAACCGTGATTCTCCGCTCCGGTCGGTTCCTGTCGAAGACGTTGCTTTTTCTTGTGGGATTTTATCGGATTAACGAAACTCATAATGGTTCAAAAAATTCCCAAGAGAACTCGAAGACTGCG GGTACCCTTCAACCCGATGAACCAGAACAACGGCCTGGAGCAATT AGGTCAGTGGCTAACATTCCTTTGGTTGGTCTCATCAG CAAATGCCTTGGTTGTGTCTACGTTCAGCGGGAGTCAAAATCATCGGACTTTAAAGGTGTTTCAG GTGTTGTGACTGATAGAGTTCGTAAAGCTCACCAGGATGAATATGCTCCAAAGATACTGCTTTTTCCAG AGGGTACAACAACAAATGGGGATTACCTTATCTCTTTCAAGACTGGTGCCTTTTTGGCAAGAGCACCTGTGGTGCCTGTTATATTGAAGTACCCATACCAAAGATTTAGTCCAGCCTGGGAATCAGTAACAGGG ATGCGTCATGTGGTTTTTCTTCTGTGTCAATTTGTTAATCACATGGAGGTCAAATGGTTACCTGTCTACTACCCCTCGCAACTAGAGAAGGATGATCCAAAACTATATGCTAATAACGTCCGAAGATTAATGGCCAGTGAG GGTAATTTGATACTATCGGATATTGGACTGGCTGAGAAGCGAATATATCTTGCTACACTCAATG AGACAAATCAAAGGGATGGTTTCACTTTCCTCATTGAACCCAAAATGACGCCATTTGCAGTTATATTGTAA
- the LOC107904945 gene encoding lysophospholipid acyltransferase LPEAT1 isoform X4 codes for MESELRGFNTKPSKTPQPDPTHDDASSRDDRPLLTSASNVLELEKKCAAYVRNDVYGAMGRGELLLMEKLQLGIAFVTLLPLRTILVMTVLVVYYLICRICTLFSVPNHGEGQEDYAHLGGWRRTVILRSGRFLSKTLLFLVGFYRINETHNGSKNSQENSKTAGTLQPDEPEQRPGAIVSNHISYLDVLYHMSSSFPSFVAKRSVANIPLVGLISKCLGCVYVQRESKSSDFKGVSGVVTDRVRKAHQDEYAPKILLFPEGTTTNGDYLISFKTGAFLARAPVVPVILKYPYQRFSPAWESVTGGNLILSDIGLAEKRIYLATLNETNQRDGFTFLIEPKMTPFAVIL; via the exons ATGGAGTCCGAACTCAGGGGCTTTAATACGAAACCGTCTAAGACCCCACAACCCGACCCGACACACGACGATGCCTCCTCCAGAGACGACCGCCCACTCCTCACATCCGCCTCCAACGTCCTCGAGCTTGAGAAGAAATGTGCTGCCTATGTTCGCAACGACGTGTACGGTGCCATGGGACGTGGGGAGCTCCTATTGATGGAGAAGCTGCAGCTTGGAATAGCATTCGTAACGCTCCTCCCTTTACGCACCATATTGGTGATGACTGTTTTGGTCGTGTATTACTTGATTTGTAGAATTTGTACGTTGTTCTCGGTCCCTAATCATGGGGAAGGGCAAGAGGATTATGCGCACTTGGGCGGGTGGAGACGAACCGTGATTCTCCGCTCCGGTCGGTTCCTGTCGAAGACGTTGCTTTTTCTTGTGGGATTTTATCGGATTAACGAAACTCATAATGGTTCAAAAAATTCCCAAGAGAACTCGAAGACTGCG GGTACCCTTCAACCCGATGAACCAGAACAACGGCCTGGAGCAATTGTATCGAATCACATTTCATATCTGGATGTTTTATATCACATGTCCTCTTCCTTTCCAAGCTTTGTTGCTAAA AGGTCAGTGGCTAACATTCCTTTGGTTGGTCTCATCAG CAAATGCCTTGGTTGTGTCTACGTTCAGCGGGAGTCAAAATCATCGGACTTTAAAGGTGTTTCAG GTGTTGTGACTGATAGAGTTCGTAAAGCTCACCAGGATGAATATGCTCCAAAGATACTGCTTTTTCCAG AGGGTACAACAACAAATGGGGATTACCTTATCTCTTTCAAGACTGGTGCCTTTTTGGCAAGAGCACCTGTGGTGCCTGTTATATTGAAGTACCCATACCAAAGATTTAGTCCAGCCTGGGAATCAGTAACAGGG GGTAATTTGATACTATCGGATATTGGACTGGCTGAGAAGCGAATATATCTTGCTACACTCAATG AGACAAATCAAAGGGATGGTTTCACTTTCCTCATTGAACCCAAAATGACGCCATTTGCAGTTATATTGTAA
- the LOC107904945 gene encoding lysophospholipid acyltransferase LPEAT1 isoform X1, translating into MESELRGFNTKPSKTPQPDPTHDDASSRDDRPLLTSASNVLELEKKCAAYVRNDVYGAMGRGELLLMEKLQLGIAFVTLLPLRTILVMTVLVVYYLICRICTLFSVPNHGEGQEDYAHLGGWRRTVILRSGRFLSKTLLFLVGFYRINETHNGSKNSQENSKTAGTLQPDEPEQRPGAIVSNHISYLDVLYHMSSSFPSFVAKRSVANIPLVGLISKCLGCVYVQRESKSSDFKGVSGVVTDRVRKAHQDEYAPKILLFPEGTTTNGDYLISFKTGAFLARAPVVPVILKYPYQRFSPAWESVTGMRHVVFLLCQFVNHMEVKWLPVYYPSQLEKDDPKLYANNVRRLMASEGNLILSDIGLAEKRIYLATLNETNQRDGFTFLIEPKMTPFAVIL; encoded by the exons ATGGAGTCCGAACTCAGGGGCTTTAATACGAAACCGTCTAAGACCCCACAACCCGACCCGACACACGACGATGCCTCCTCCAGAGACGACCGCCCACTCCTCACATCCGCCTCCAACGTCCTCGAGCTTGAGAAGAAATGTGCTGCCTATGTTCGCAACGACGTGTACGGTGCCATGGGACGTGGGGAGCTCCTATTGATGGAGAAGCTGCAGCTTGGAATAGCATTCGTAACGCTCCTCCCTTTACGCACCATATTGGTGATGACTGTTTTGGTCGTGTATTACTTGATTTGTAGAATTTGTACGTTGTTCTCGGTCCCTAATCATGGGGAAGGGCAAGAGGATTATGCGCACTTGGGCGGGTGGAGACGAACCGTGATTCTCCGCTCCGGTCGGTTCCTGTCGAAGACGTTGCTTTTTCTTGTGGGATTTTATCGGATTAACGAAACTCATAATGGTTCAAAAAATTCCCAAGAGAACTCGAAGACTGCG GGTACCCTTCAACCCGATGAACCAGAACAACGGCCTGGAGCAATTGTATCGAATCACATTTCATATCTGGATGTTTTATATCACATGTCCTCTTCCTTTCCAAGCTTTGTTGCTAAA AGGTCAGTGGCTAACATTCCTTTGGTTGGTCTCATCAG CAAATGCCTTGGTTGTGTCTACGTTCAGCGGGAGTCAAAATCATCGGACTTTAAAGGTGTTTCAG GTGTTGTGACTGATAGAGTTCGTAAAGCTCACCAGGATGAATATGCTCCAAAGATACTGCTTTTTCCAG AGGGTACAACAACAAATGGGGATTACCTTATCTCTTTCAAGACTGGTGCCTTTTTGGCAAGAGCACCTGTGGTGCCTGTTATATTGAAGTACCCATACCAAAGATTTAGTCCAGCCTGGGAATCAGTAACAGGG ATGCGTCATGTGGTTTTTCTTCTGTGTCAATTTGTTAATCACATGGAGGTCAAATGGTTACCTGTCTACTACCCCTCGCAACTAGAGAAGGATGATCCAAAACTATATGCTAATAACGTCCGAAGATTAATGGCCAGTGAG GGTAATTTGATACTATCGGATATTGGACTGGCTGAGAAGCGAATATATCTTGCTACACTCAATG AGACAAATCAAAGGGATGGTTTCACTTTCCTCATTGAACCCAAAATGACGCCATTTGCAGTTATATTGTAA
- the LOC107904946 gene encoding protein BRASSINAZOLE-RESISTANT 1, which translates to MTSDGATSMLAAPRRKPSLKERENNRRRERRRRAIAAKIYTGLRALGNYNLPKHCDNNEVLKALCAEAGWVVEEDGTTYRKGCNPPRAPTDILGSSAKITSFSSQNPSPLSSAFPSPIPSCQVSPSSSSFPSPTRLDASNQSSLFPFLRSTIPSSLPPLRISNSAPVTPPLSSPTSRNPKPIPNWEAIDKESMASFNYPLYAVSAPASPTHCHFHAPAAIPECDESDASTIESGQWISFQKFAPSTSQMPTSPTFNLVKPIAPQSLPNDLIKEKGHGSEFQFESGLVKPWEGERIHEVRLDDLELTLGSGKARC; encoded by the exons ATGACGTCAGATGGGGCGACGTCGATGCTGGCGGCTCCAAGGAGGAAGCCGTCGTTGAAGGAGAGAGAGAATAACAGGAGGAGGGAGAGGAGGAGAAGAGCTATTGCTGCAAAGATATATACTGGGCTTAGAGCTCTAGGAAATTACAATCTACCCAAGCACTGTGATAACAATGAAGTTCTCAAAGCTCTTTGTGCCGAGGCTGGTTGGGTTGTTGAAGAAGATGGCACCACTTATCGAAAG GGATGTAATCCACCACGGGCTCCAACTGATATACTAGGCAGTTCAGCTAAAATTACCTCATTTTCATCCCAAAATCCAAGTCCATTGTCGTCTGCATTTCCAAGCCCGATTCCTTCCTGTCAAGTCAGTCCTTCCTCCTCTTCTTTCCCTAGTCCCACTAGGCTTGATGCTAGTAACCAGTCTAGTCTATTCCCGTTCCTTAGAAGCACCATTCCTTCATCTCTGCCACCTCTCAGAATCTCAAACAGTGCCCCAGTGACACCACCGCTTTCATCACCAACCTCAAGAAATCCTAAGCCAATTCCCAACTGGGAGGCCATTGATAAAGAGTCAATGGCCTCTTTTAACTACCCATTGTATGCAGTCTCTGCCCCAGCTAGTCCCACTCACTGTCATTTTCATGCCCCGGCTGCTATACCTGAATGTGATGAGTCTGATGCATCAACAATCGAATCGGGTCAATGGATAAGCTTTCAAAAGTTTGCACCTTCTACTTCTCAAATGCCAACTTCTCCAACCTTTAATCTTGTGAAGCCCATTGCTCCACAAAGTTTGCCCAAtgatttgatcaaagagaaaGGGCATGGTTCGGAGTTTCAGTTTGAGAGTGGACTGGTGAAGCCATGGGAAGGAGAGAGGATTCATGAAGTTAGATTGGATGATCTCGAGCTCACGCTTGGAAGTGGAAAGGCTCGGTGTTAG
- the LOC107902571 gene encoding serine/threonine protein phosphatase 2A 55 kDa regulatory subunit B alpha isoform-like: MVMFKLLACIQFLERRYTDGLSISVSLIIPSDGETFISADDLRINLWNLEISNQSFNIVDVKPANMEDLTEVITSAEFHPTHCNMLAYSSSKGSIRLIDLRQSALYDSHAKLQVFYRF, from the exons ATGGTGATGTTTAAGCTTTTGGCTTGTATACAGTTT CTTGAGCGAAGATATACTGATGGTCTCTCTATCTCTGTCTCTCTTATAATTCCTAGTGATGGAGAAACTTTTATATCAGCCGATGATCTACGTATAAATCTTTGGAACTTGGAAATTAGCAATCAAAGTTTCAATATTGTCGATGTAAAGCCTGCAAACATGGAGGATCTAACTG AGGTTATAACATCAGCAGAGTTTCACCCTACCCACTGTAATATGCTAGCATATAGTAGTTCAAAGGGCTCAATTCGCCTCATTGATTTGCGGCAATCAGCTTTGTATGATTCTCATGCCAAATTGCAAGTGTTTTACcgtttttag
- the LOC121217126 gene encoding uncharacterized protein: MAPFEALYGRKYLKRRDIEFAVGDRVFLKFSPWKKVLRFGGKGKLSPRFIGPYEIVKRIDPIAYRLALPPELEKIHNVFHVSILRRYRSDHSHIIPHSEIEIQPNMMYSKEPVRILAREVKEYQNK, from the exons atggcaccatttgaagctcTTTATGGGAGGAAAT atttgaaaagaagagatatagaaTTTGCTGTTGGTGATCGGGTATTCTTAAAAttctctccgtggaagaaagtgttaCGGTTTGGTGGGAAAGGGAagctgagtccaagatttattggaccgtatgaaattgtCAAAAGAATTGACCCTATAGCTTATAGATTAGctttgcctcctgaacttgagaaaattcataacgtgttccaTGTATCGATACTGAGACGGTATAGATCTGATCATTCACATATAATTCCTCATAGTGAGATTGAGATACAGCCAAATATGATGTATTCGAAAGAACCAGtgagaattttagctcgagaggttaaggAATATCAGAATAAATGA